CCCCGTCGCCGCCCTGCGCGCCGCGCACCACCTGAACCTCGCCCACGGCCTCGGCGTGCAGGCGCTGCGCGCGGCGCTGCCGCCGCGCGCCGAGGTGGGCGTGTCGCTCAACCTGCACGAGGTCCGGCCGCTGACGAACGCGCCCGGCGACCTGGACGCGGCCCGCCGCATCGACGCGGTCGGCAACCGCGTGTGGCTGGGGCCGATGCTCGACGGCGCCTACCCGGAGGACCTGCCGGCCGACACGGCGCGCCTCACGGACTGGTCGTTCGTCCGGCCCGGCGACACGGCGACGGCGCACCAGCCGCTGGACTTCCTGGGCGTCAACTACTACACGCCGACCCTGGTGTCCGCGGGCGGCGACGGGTCGGCCGGCGGCGACGGCGGGCACGGCGGCGGGACGTCGTCGCCGTGGCCGGCCGCGGACGAGGTGGCCTTCCACCAGCCGCCCGGCGACCTCACCGCGATGGGCTGGTCGGTGGACGCCTCCGGCCTGTACGACCTGCTGACGCGGCTGTCGCGCCGGTACCCGGAACTGCCGCTGTACGTCACGGAGAACGGCGCCGCGTACGAGGACGCGGTCGGGGCGGACGGCGCCGTCCACGACCCGGAGCGCATCGCCTACGTCCACGCCCACCTGGAGGCGGTGCACCGGGCCGTGGAGGGCGGCGCGGACGTGCGCGGGTACTTCCTGTGGTCGCTGCTGGACAACTTCGAGTGGGCGTACGGGTACGACAAGCGGTTCGGCGCCGTGCACGTCGACTACGACACACAGGTCCGCACCCCGAAGGCGAGCGCCCACTGGTACGGGCGGGTCGCGCGCAGCGGCGAACTGCCGGAGCTGCCGGGGGCGTGAGGCCGCGCGCTCCGGCCGGGGTGGGGGTGTCGGCCGGAGCGCGCGGTGCAGGGGGTGCCGGGGGCGCCGGGGCGGGGTGCCCCGGCGCCCCCGGGGGCCGGTCA
This portion of the Streptomyces changanensis genome encodes:
- a CDS encoding GH1 family beta-glucosidase, which produces MTASEARPLTATRHFPPGFLWGAATAAYQIEGASAEDGRTPSIWDTFSHTPGKVFGGHTGDVAVDHYHRFRDDVRLMRELGLTAYRFSVSWSRVQPTGRGPAVQKGLDFYRALVDELLDAGIRPALTLYHWDLPQELEDAGGWPERATAERFGAYAALVADALGDRVERWTTLNEPWCTAFLGYGSGVHAPGRTDPVAALRAAHHLNLAHGLGVQALRAALPPRAEVGVSLNLHEVRPLTNAPGDLDAARRIDAVGNRVWLGPMLDGAYPEDLPADTARLTDWSFVRPGDTATAHQPLDFLGVNYYTPTLVSAGGDGSAGGDGGHGGGTSSPWPAADEVAFHQPPGDLTAMGWSVDASGLYDLLTRLSRRYPELPLYVTENGAAYEDAVGADGAVHDPERIAYVHAHLEAVHRAVEGGADVRGYFLWSLLDNFEWAYGYDKRFGAVHVDYDTQVRTPKASAHWYGRVARSGELPELPGA